A single Triticum dicoccoides isolate Atlit2015 ecotype Zavitan chromosome 2A, WEW_v2.0, whole genome shotgun sequence DNA region contains:
- the LOC119352898 gene encoding uncharacterized protein LOC119352898, which produces MALATQPLRLRVGVGAAPAARCPPSPSIRARGGGRRRTRSVAVAAAAAEGRAAVKGAAAAVVREFYEGVNRRDLAAVAPLIAEGCVYEDLVFPRPMVGRDRVVGFFGEFMGSVSPDLRFVIDDISGEDPSAVGVTWHLEWKGRPFPFSRGCSFYRCEPDPQQPEQIQIVYGRDCVEPATKPGELALVVIRGVTWILERFPSLADRL; this is translated from the exons ATGGCACTGGCGACGCAGCCACTTCGGCTCCGCGTCGGCGTCGGAGCGGCCCCCGCGGCACGCTGCCCTCCGAGCCCCAGCATCCGGGCGCGCggtggcgggaggaggaggacgcggtCTGTGGCCGTagcggcggccgcggcggagggGAGGGCGGCCGTGAagggggcagcggcggcggtggtgcgggAGTTCTACGAGGGCGTGAACCGGCGCGACCTGGCGGCGGTGGCGCCGCTGATCGCGGAGGGGTGCGTGTACGAGGACCTGGTGTTCCCGCGGCCCATGGTGGGGCGGGACCGCGTGGTGGGCTTCTTCGGCGAGTTCATGGGCTCCGTCAGCCCCGACCTCCGCTTCGTCATCGACGACATCTCCGGCGAGGATCCCTCCGCCGTCGGCGTCACCTGGCACCTCG AGTGGAAGGGGCGGCCGTTCCCGTTCAGCAGGGGCTGCAGCTTCTACCGCTGCGAGCCCGACCCGCAGCAGCCGGAGCAGATCCAGATCGT GTATGGCCGGGATTGCGTGGAGCCGGCCACCAAACCCGGCGAACTGGCGCTG GTTGTCATCAGGGGCGTCACCTGGATTCTGGAGCGCTTCCCGAGCCTCGCCGACCGGCTCTGA
- the LOC119352897 gene encoding uncharacterized protein LOC119352897 yields MEEEMRVAVVGAGVSGLAAAHELARAGGAARVTVYEAEESLGGHARTADVDGVHLDLGFMVFNRVTYPNMLEWFEELGVEMEISDMSLSVSTQLSGGGRCEWGSRNGLSGLLAQKSNALRPAFWHMVREILKFKEDALKYLEDHESNPDLDRHETLGQFIQTHGYSQLFQEAYLIPICASIWSCPLQGVLGFSAFFVLSFCRNHHLLQIFGRPQWLTVKGRSHTYVNKVREELESMGCHIKTSCQVKSVSNFEGGYKVLEVSGSEEVYDKIIFGAHAPDVLRMLGDEATHEELRILGAFQYVHSDIYLHRDDTLMPQNPSAWSAWNFLRTTSSGVSVTYWLNLLQNIESTGRPFLVTLNPPHVPDHVLLKWNTGHPVPSVAAAKASLELQQIQGNRGIWFCGAYQGYGFHEDGLKAGKSAAQGLLGQKSSLLLNPKQMVPSWTECGARLLVTRFLNQYVTIGNMTILEEGGTMFSFGEVDKKCLVKTVLRVHDPLFYWKVATEADLGMADAYINGYFSFVDKREGLLNLFLILIANRDAQKSSNSAASKRGWWTPMLLTAGIASAKYFLRHISRKNTVTQTRRNISQHYDLSNDFFSIFLDPSMTYSCAVFKVEDESLEVAQQRKVNLLIKKAKVERNHHVLEIGSGWGSLAMEVVKQTGCKYTGITLSEEQLKYAQMKVKEAGLEDRITFLLCDYRQIPGRCKYDRIISCEMIEGVGHEFMDDFFGCCESLLAPDGLFVLQFISIPEERYEEYRRSSDFIKEYIFPGGCLPSLARITSAMSAASRLCIEQVENIGYHYYSTLIRWRDNFMANKDAILALGFDDKFIRVWEYYFIYCAAGFKSRTLGTYQIVFSRPGNDKLACADNPYASLPAA; encoded by the exons ATGGAGGAGGAGATGCGGGTGGCGGTGGTGGGCGCCGGCGTGAGCGGCCTGGCGGCGGCGCACGAGCTGGCCAGGGCCGGCGGCGCGGCGCGCGTGACGGTTTACGAGGCCGAGGAGAGCCTCGGCGGCCACGCCAGGACCGCCGACGTCGACGGCGTCCACCTCGACCTCGGCTTCATGGTCTTCAACCGG GTGACATACCCAAACATGCTGGAATGGTTTGAAGAGCTCGGTGTGGAGATGGAGATATCAGACATGTCGCTGTCAGTGAGCACGCAGCTCTCCGGCGGCGGCAGGTGCGAGTGGGGCAGCCGGAACGGCCTCTCGGGCCTCCTGGCGCAGAAGAGCAATGCCCTCCGCCCTGCCTTCTGGCACATGGTCCGCGAGATACTCAAGTTCAAGGAGGATGCCCTCAAGTACCTTGAGGACCATGAGAGCAACCCTGACCTGGACCGGCACGAGACTCTGGGGCAGTTCATCCAGACGCATGGATACTCCCAGCTCTTCCAGGAGGCTTACCTGATACCAATCTGTGCGAGCATATGGTCATGCCCGTTGCAGGGGGTGCTTGGCTTCTCCGCTTTCTTTGTCCTCTCCTTCTGCCGCAACCATCACCTCCTTCAGATCTTCGGCCGCCCTCAGTGGCTCACCGTCAAAGGTCGCTCGCATACATATGTAAACAAG GTAAGGGAAGAACTGGAAAGCATGGGTTGCCATATTAAGACCAGCTGCCAAGTCAAATCTGTTTCAAACTTTGAAGGAG GATACAAAGTCTTAGAGGTCAGTGGCTCGGAGGAGGTGTATGACAAGATCATTTTTGGTGCTCATGCACCGGATGTTCTGAGAATGCTAGGAGATGAAGCAACACACGAGGAGTTGAGAATTCTGGGTGCTTTCCAATATGTCCACAG TGACATATACCTCCACCGCGATGACACTTTGATGCCACAGAACCCGTCGGCGTGGAGCGCCTGGAACTTCTTGAGGACAACAAGCAGTGGCGTCTCTGTTACCTACTGGCTAAATCTCCTGCAG AACATCGAATCTACCGGCAGGCCTTTCCTGGTGACACTTAACCCGCCTCATGTCCCAGATCATGTCCTGCTCAAATGGAACACCGGTCATCCTGTTCCATCCGTTGCTGCTGCAAAGGCTTCTCTGGAGCTTCAACAGATCCAAGGAAACAGGGGAATATGGTTCTGTGGGGCATATCAAG GTTATGGCTTTCATGAAGACGGTCTTAAG GCTGGGAAGTCTGCAGCTCAAGGTTTGCTTGGACAGAAGAGTAGTCTTCTTCTGAACCCAAAACAGATGGTTCCGTCGTGGACGGAATGCGGGGCTCGTCTTCTGGTAACAAGGTTTCTCAACCAATATGTCACCATCGGTAACATGAC CATTCTTGAAGAAGGTGGCACTATGTTCAGTTTCGGTGAAGTCGACAAAAAATGTCTTGTCAAAACTGTCTTGCGAGTTCATGACCCTCTGTTCTACTGGAAG GTCGCAACCGAAGCGGATCTTGGTATGGCAGACGCATATATTAACGGTTATTTTTCGTTTGTTGATAAAAGAGAAGGGCTTCTGAATCTTTTCCTG ATTCTcattgcaaacagggatgctcagaAGAGTAGTAACAGTGCTGCCAGTAAAAG GGGTTGGTGGACACCAATGCTTTTAACAGCTGGGATCGCATCGGCAAAATATTTCCTCCGCCACATCTCAAGGAAGAATACTGTCACGCAAACTCGCCGAAACATCTCTCAGCATTATGATCTG AGTAATGATTTCTTCTCGATTTTCCTGGATCCATCGATGACTTACTCTTGTGCAGTATTCAAG GTGGAAGATGAAAGCTTAGAAGTAGCACAGCAACGTAAAGTTAATCTACTAATCAAGAAG GCTAAAGTGGAACGGAATCACCATGTTCTTGAAATTGGTAGCGGTTGGGGCAGCTTGGCGATGGAAGTGGTGAAGCAAACGGGATGCAAATACACAGGGATTACACTGTCTGAGGAGCAACTTAAGTATGCTCAAATGAAAGTAAAGGAAGCTGGTTTGGAG gatcgcatAACTTTCCTGCTGTGTGACTACCGTCAAATACCAGGTCGGTGTAAGTACGACAGGATCATATCATG CGAGATGATTGAAGGGGTTGGTCATGAATTCATGGACGATTTCTTTGGCTGTTGCGAGTCTCTATTGGCTCCAGATGGCCTATTTGTCCTCCAG TTCATATCGATTCCAGAAGAACGGTATGAGGAATACAGGCGAAGTTCAGACTTCATAAAAGAATACATCTTTCCAGGGGGTTGCCTTCCTTCCTTAGCCCGGATCACGTCTGCCATGTCCGCCGCGTCCAGGCTCTG CATCGAGCAGGTTGAGAACATCGGGTACCATTACTACTCGACACTGATACGCTGGAGGGATAACTTCATGGCCAACAAAGA TGCGATTTTGGCTCTTGGATTTGATGACAAGTTTATCCGTGTATGGGAGTACTATTTCATATACTGTGCTGCCGGTTTCAAGTCACGGACGCTTGGAACTTACCAG ATTGTGTTTTCTCGACCTGGCAACGACAAGCTGGCCTGCGCCGACAACCCCTACGCAAGCCTTCCGGCAGCCTAG
- the LOC119357467 gene encoding indole-2-monooxygenase-like: MQKAAGAWLGRSAGRGRLPKIQSLPSKAAVMLHPLHGLHELLLLLQARSPHAALGLVFVLLVCPLLVLLVVRRLATPSTAAATARAREELLGRLPSPPSRLPVIGHLHLVGSLPHISLRDLAAKHGRDGLMLLRLGAVPTLVVSSPSAAEAVLRTHDHVFASRPYSAVTEILFYGPTDAAFSPYGEHWRQVKKIATTHLLTNKKVRSVVAKILDAASKCTVIDLTDLLNAFTNDIVCEAVSGRLFREQGHKKLFRELVEANSLLLGGFNLEEYFPMLVKMDIIKRIVCAKAQKVKKMWDNLLNNIIDEHASKSVPEHNSEDSDFTDVLLSIQEEYKLTRDHIKAQLEIIFEAGTDTSFIVLEYAMVQLMRKPHLMNKLQAEVRSTITKGKEIVTEDDLDSLAYLKAVIKETLRLHMPGPLLIPHLSMADCNIKGYTIPSGIRVIINSWALARDPNSWEHADEFMPERFMECGSAATMDYKGNDFQYLPFGAGRRICPGMNYATASIEIMLANLMYHFNWKLPVELMDEGGISMTEFFGMTVHRKEKLLLVPEVPQD, translated from the exons ATGCAGAAGGCGGCCGGCGCGTGGCTCGGCCGGTCGGCGGGCAGGGGACGTTTACCAAAAATCCAGTCTCTTCCTTCAAAAG CCGCTGTGATGCTTCATCCGTTGCATGGCCTCCATGAGCTGCTGCTCCTGCTGCAAGCGAGGTCTCCACATGCTGCTCTAGGACTGGTCTTTGTCCTGCTCGTCTGCCCTCTTCTCGTACTCCTGGTCGTGCGCCGCCTCGCGACGCCGTCGACGGCCGCGGCGACCGCGAGAGCCAGAGAAGAGCTACTGGGCAGGCTTCCCTCTCCTCCCAGTAGGCTCCCCGTCATCGGCCACCTGCACCTCGTCGGCTCCCTCCCGCACATCTCCCTCCGCGACCTCGCCGCCAAGCATGGCCGCGACGGCCTCATGCTCCTCCGCCTGGGCGCCGTCCCGACGCTCGTCGTCTCTTCGCCGAGCGCCGCGGAGGCCGTGCTGCGCACGCACGACCACGTCTTCGCGTCCCGGCCCTACTCCGCCGTCACCGAAATCCTCTTCTACGGCCCCACGGACGCCGCCTTCTCCCCCTACGGCGAGCACTGGCGGCAGGTCAAGAAGATCGCCACCACGCACCTTCTCACCAACAAGAAG GTGAGATCGGTTGTGGCCAAGATCCTCGATGCGGCCTCCAAATGCACCGTCATCGACCTGACTGACCTTCTCAATGCCTTCACCAACGACATTGTGTGCGAAGCTGTGTCCGGTAGGCTTTTCAGGGAACAAGGCCATAAAAAACTCTTCCGAGAGCTCGTCGAGGCCAACTCATTGCTCCTGGGTGGATTCAACCTAGAGGAATACTTCCCCATGTTGGTGAAGATGGACATCATCAAGAGGATTGTTTGCGCCAAGGCCCAGAAGGTGAAGAAGATGTGGGACAACCTGCTCAATAATATCATCGATGAGCATGCAAGCAAGTCAGTGCCAGAACACAACAGCGAGGATAGTGACTTCACCGATGTGTTGCTTTCTATCCAAGAAGAGTACAAACTCACGAGAGACCATATTAAGGCTCAGTTAGAA ATCATATTCGAAGCTGGCACGGATACATCATTCATAGTGTTGGAATATGCGATGGTCCAGCTCATGCGAAAACCCCACCTCATGAACAAGCTACAAGCTGAGGTGAGGAGCACTATAACCAAGGGGAAAGAAATAGTTACCGAAGACGATCTGGATAGTTTGGCCTACCTAAAGGCAGTCATTAAAGAGACACTCCGGCTCCATATGCCTGGGCCACTCCTCATACCCCACCTCTCCATGGCCGACTGCAACATAAAGGGCTACACAATACCATCAGGAATACGTGTCATCATCAACAGTTGGGCTCTTGCAAGGGACCCTAATAGTTGGGAGCATGCGGATGAGTTCATGCCTGAGCGGTTTATGGAATGTGGTAGCGCCGCAACTATGGACTATAAGGGAAATGACTTCCAATACTTGCCCTTTGGGGCTGGGCGAAGGATTTGCCCAGGCATGAACTATGCGACTGCGAGCATTGAAATCATGCTAGCGAATCTCATGTACCACTTCAACTGGAAGCTACCAGTAGAGTTGATGGACGAAGGTGGCATCAGTATGACTGAATTTTTTGGGATGACGGTGCACCGAAAGGAAAAGCTCCTCCTCGTTCCCGAAGTGCCACAAGATTAA